Part of the Burkholderia sp. FERM BP-3421 genome, GAACGCGACCTGCCGCATCTGCTATTGGTGCTGGCGGGCTTCATCCGGGTGCCGCAGGCAGACGGCGGCGCGTACTGGCTCCGCTTCTGGTTCGATGCGCGCGTCAAGGACGCCGGCGATCTCTGGACACCGGCCGGGCAGGCCGCGCAGCTGTTCCGGGTGCACTACCGCGAGCCGGCCGATATGCCGTTTCCGTCGGCGGAAGCGATCAACAGCTGGGAGTCGATCCTGCGGCAGACGCGTGTGGTGGCGACGAGCCTGCCGCCCGTCGGGCCGGTGGAGTCGCGTACCTTCGCGCGCCTGCTCGACCGCTATGAGCGCGAGCGGCAGCGGCGTCAGCAGGAGCGGGCGTGATGGGCCGGCGCGCGGCCGCCGTCGCGGCGATGGTGGGCGCGGCCTGGGCGGGCTGGGCGCGGGCGCAGTCGCCCGCGCCCGCGGCGCAACCTGCCGGCGGCGCATCGCGGCCGGTCTGCGTGCAGGCCGAAGTGAACGGCGTGCGCGCGCTGTCGTACAGCTGCCTGTCGGAGCAGCTCGCGCCGAGCGTGACGCCCGACGCGCCCGGGTCGAGCGTGAGCGCGGCCGAGGCGGGCGCGACGCAGCCGTCGAACCGGCTCGGCACCTTCAATCTGTCGGGCGAGCAGAACCGCTTCGGCGGCAACTGGGGGCGTTCGGTGCAGCCGCAACGTCCGCCGCCGCTTTCGCCACCGCCGCCGCCGCGCTAGGCGACAGGGAGCACGCGCGATGAGAACCGGGAGGATCGTGGGCACGCTTGCCCGGCGGGGCGCGCTGATCGGCGTCGCGTGTGCGGCATGGGGCATCGGCGCGCCGGCTGCCGCGTCGGCGGCCGCCGCGCTCTCCGCCGCCGACGCGCCGCTCGCGGCCGTCGTTCCCGCCGGCGCGCCGAGCTTCGCGCCGCTCGTCAAGCGCTATGGCGCGGCGGTGGTCAACATCAGCGTGACCCGCGAGGTCGCGCAGGTCGGGACGTGGCTGCCGCCCGGCGTGCCGCCCGATCATCCGCTCGCGGCGCTGCTCGGGCGGCGCGTGATCGGCGACCGCGAGGAACAGAGCCTCGGCTCGGGCTGCATCGTCAGCGCGGACGGCTACATCGTCACCAGCCGCCACGTGGTCGGCGAGGCGCGCATGGTCGACGTGAAGCTGCCCGACAAGCGCGAATTCAAGGGGCGCGTGATCGGCAGCGATGCGCTGTCCGACATCGCGGTGGTCAAGGTCGAGGCGGACGACCTGCCGGCGATCATGCCCGGCGATCCGGCGCGCGTGCAGGTGGGCGACTGGGTGGTGGCGATCGGCTCGCCCTACGGTTTCGCGAACACGGTGACGGCCGGCATCGTCGGCGCGAAGGGGCGCACGCTGCCGGGCGACACCTATGTGCCGTTCCTCCAGACCGACGTGCCGATCAATCCCGGCAATTCGGGCGGCCCGCTGTTCGACCTGAACGGGCGCGTGATCGGCATCAACGCGATGATCTATTCGAAGACGGGCGGCTACCAGGGCATCTCGTTCGCTGTGCCGATCGATGTCGCGCTGAACGTGAAGGACCAGCTGCTCGCGAACGGCTACGTGCGGCGCGGCCGGCTGGGCGTCGGGTTGCAGGACATGAGCCAGCCGCTCGCGCAGTCGTTCGGGCTCGCGCGTCCGGACGGCGCGCTCGTGACGATGACCGAGCCCGACGGGCCCGGTGCGCGGGCCGGCCTGCGCGCGGGCGATGTGGTGCAGGCGCTCGACGGCGCGGGCGTGGCCGACACGACCGACCTGCTCGCGCGGATCGCGCGGCTCGCGCCGGGCGCGCGTGCCGACCTGATGGTCTGGCGCGGCGGCCGGGCGCTGCCCGTGAGCGTGCGGGTGGGCGGCCTGCAAAGCCCGGGCGGCGCGCCGGATGCGGCGCCCGCGCCGGAGCCGTTGGGGGTGACGGTGCGGCCGCTCACGCCGCAGGAACTGCAGCGCGCGCAGCTCGACCGGGGGTTGCTGGTGCAGCGCGTGAGCGCGCGCGCCGCGCGCCTCGGGCTCAAGCCCGGCGATATCGTGCTGTCGGTCAACGAGACCGCGGTGGCGAGCGTCGAGCAGTTCGCATGGCAGGTCGGCGCGGCGCGCACCGGGGTCGCGCTGCTCGTGCAGCGGGGCAATGCGCGCTTCTACGTGCCGCTGAACGCGGATGCGTGAGCGGGGGCGGCGCTAGTCGTACACCGGTTCTTCCGGCGTGGCGTCGAAGACGGCCTGGGCGGCCCACAGCGCATTGATCGCGGTCGGAAAGCCCGCGTAGACGGCAAGCTGCAACAGCGCCTCGACGATCTCCGTGCGCGAGACGCCGACCCGCAGCGCGGCCTCGAGGTGGATCTTGAGCTGAGGCTCGCAGTGGCCGAGCGTGGCGAGCGCGACGATGATGGTCAGCTCGCGCTGCTGGAGCGTCAGGCCGGGCCGTTGATGGATCTCGCCGTAGGCGAATTCGACGATGTAGCGCTCGATGTCGGGGCAAATCCGGTTCAGGCTGTCGAGCACGCGTTCGCCGGGACGTCCGGTGACCGCCGAGAAATGCTCGCTGCCGAGAAAGTCGCTCAGATGGCTCATGGGAGGCGCCGGTCGGGTGGTGGATGCGGTGCGTGGCTGCATTGGATACGGTATGAAACGGATCGCGGGAGCGCAAGGCGAAGATTCGGGCGCGGGCAGCGGCGCGCGGGAGCCCGCGCGGGCCCTGCCAGAACAGGTAGGGTTTGCTGGCACGACCGATGCAGGGGCGGCCCGGCGGGCCGCGCGACGACCTATGCCTCGCGATTCCGGGCGGCGCGCTCGGCTGTCTCGCCCGGCGTATGCCCGAACGCGGCTTTGAACGCGCGGAAAAAGTGCTTGCCGTCGGGAAAGCCGTACCGCGAGGCGAGCGATTCGATCGATTCGCGCGGCCGCGCGGGATTCGACAGGATCTGATGGATCAGTTCGAGCCGCTGGCGCTGGATCTGCCGCATCACGCCGCCGTCCTGCTCGAACAGCTGATAGAGGCGCGAGCGCGAGACGCCGACCGCCTTGCAGATCTGCGCGGGCGTCAGGTCCGGCGAGGCGAGATGCAGCTCGATATGGCGGCGCACGCGCCTGACGATGGCGCTCGCGAGCACGGGATCCGCCTGTTCCAGCACGTCGGGGCGGGGCGCCACGCTTGCGCCGGCGAGCAGGGTGGTCGCCTGGGCGATCCGGGGCAGGTCGTCGGGCGTGAGTTGCGGCAGGGCGCGGGCGAGCGCGAGCAGGTGCTCGGCGAACAGCTGCGCGACGCCGTGCGTCAGCGATTGCCCGTGCAGATGGTGCGCGGCGGCGGGCAGCAGCGCGCGGGGAATCGCGAGCCAGATCACCTCGCCCGTCACCACCTGCGATTGAAAGGGTTCGGTCGAATCGATGACGAACAGCTCGTGCGGACGCTTCATGTCCTCGCCGGCCGGGCCGCGCAGCGTGAGCGAGCCGGAGCGTCGCAGCGTGAACTGATAGACGTCGAGGCTGTCGAGGTTGATGCGCGCCTGCGAGCGGTTCGCCGCGATCACCGCGGGCCGCGACGGGTGCAGCCAGGTATGCCGGCCGAACGTCAGCGGCCCCAGCACCGCTTCCTCGCAGGCCCAGTCGAACGGCACGCCTGCGTCGTCCTCGAGCGTGTAGGCGCAGCCGCCGTCCGCGCGCCAGGCATCGAAGCGGGCCGGAGCCGGCACGTCGAGCGTGGTCCAGCGGAAGATGTCGAGATGCGCCGAGTCGTTCATGATGCGTTCCCCGATCCGCCCGGGAAGGCGGCGAAGCAGCCGGTCGCATGGTGACGGTGTTGCGGGAACAGCGGGCGAGCGGCGCCGGACGTTGCGCGCGGTGCGGCGCAATGGAAGTCCATTGTAAGCGTAACGGGCGGCGCGTTGGCGCGGACGCCAAGGGGCCGCCGCGGGGGTGGGCGCGACGGAGGCCGGCGCGCTATGCCTCGGCCTGCGCGTCCGGCCGGGTATCGATGCGCGCCTGCGTGTCGGCGTCGACGAGCGCGCGCAGCGCCTCGAACAAGGGCGCGGCGCTCGTGTACCGACGCCCGTAGGCGAGGTTGAACGCGTAGTCGAAATCGTCGGGATTCTTGCCCTGCGCGTGCTGCAGGATCGTTTCCAGCTTGTCGAACGCCTTGACCGCGCGCGCTTCGGGGCTGGCCGCGCGCTCGTAGTCATCCCAGAGCGCGAGGAGACGCGCGCGCATGCCGTCGTCGAGCGCGCGGCTCAGATGCAGCAGGTCCTGCCGCTCGCGCGCGCTTTTGTCCGGATGCGCATGCTGCTCCGTCGCGGGGATGTCGCCGTGGATCGCCTCGCCCAGATCGTGCACGACGCACATGCCGAGCATCCGCAGCGGATCGACGCCGTCGAGCGCGTCGCTGAACACGAGCGCCATCAGGCACAGACGCCAGCTGTGCTCGGCCGTGCTTTCGGGGCGGCCGGACGAGGTGTGGCCGCTGCGGAGTACGTCCTTGAGTCGTTCCGCCTCGCGCAGGAAGGCGAGGCGTCCCTTGAGGGTGTCGAGGTCCATGCAGGAGTCCAAAGGTGGTGGCGCGCCGGGCCGGACTTCAATCCTAGGGAATGCCGCGCGCGGCGTCCACGCATGAAATATGCGCGGCCGGCCGCAGCGTCTCGACGAGGCGGGCCGAGGTACCGTCGGCGAGCGTCATGCGGGTCCAGCGGCAACGGCCCGCATGGATCGGCACGATCGCCGAGCCGTTCACGCCCGTCGCGAATTCCAGCGCCGGCGGCGCGAGGCTGTCGCGCCATCCCAGCGTATCGAGCGCGGCTTCCTGGCCCATGATCTCGGGCGTGGCGTAGCGCCACAGCGAGCGGCCGAGCAGATCGGCGAGCGGCGCGCCGAACTCGGCCGCGCGCGTGGGCGAACACGCGAGCAGGCGATGCGTGAGATCGCAGACGAGGTGGACCGGGCGCGGGCTCTCCCGGACGAGGCGCGCGAGCGCGTGATCGGCGGGGGCGTCGAGCCGGGCGGACAACACGTGTTCGACGCGCGCGCGCTCGGCGGGCTCCATGTCGTGAAGGCCGCTTTCCCAGCGCGAGATGGTCGATTGCGCGACGCCGAACAGCGCGGCCGCGTGCGCCTGCTTGATCCGATGCAGCCGACGCCAGCGCTTGAAGGCGGCGCCGATCGGAACGGGGTGGAGGCGGGTGTCGTGCATGGCGGGCGCCGGGGAGGGGCGGAGCGAACAGTTTACCCGCCGCGCCCTGCCGCAGCGAGTGCCGCCCTGTCGCGGCGCGTCGGATGCGTTCGCCTCTTGGCGCGCCCGACGCGCTGCCTGCGGCAACCGGGCGTGCGTCAGCCGCGCACCATCTTGATCACGCGCGACACCTGCCCGATCGTGAAGCCGCTGTGACGGATATAGGGTGCGCAGTCGAGCGGCGCGGTCAGGGATTCGCCGACCGCGAATTCGCCGACATAGCGGAACAGGTCGACTTCGAGCTTGATGAAGACCGGTATCGCGCCGCCTTGCCGCGCGAGGGTTCTGCCGGCCGCGCGCACCGCGGCCGCGCCGTCGCAGATGATCACGTCGGGCGCCTGCGGATTCAGCGCGGGGCTCAGGCAGGCGGCGACCACCTTGCCGTTCCTGGTCGGCAGGAATGCCTGCTTGCTGCCGCCGCACGCGCGATGGATGGCTTCGCGGGAGTAGTTCTTGTTCATTTCAAACATGATGGACCTCGTTGTGATGACACGTTGCAGCTTTGATGGCGATGCAAAAATAGGTATGCCTAAATATTCGAGCGGAATCGGGAAACGGAAAAACCTCGTCGACTTCCCTCAGCGCCGTTCGTCCAATGCGCCCAAGGCCTGGAGCACGGCGCGCCCTTCCTGCGTGATCGCGAACTGGACGTCGTCGCCGGCCGCATGGCTCAGCTCGACGAGCCCGGCTTCCAGCAGCGCGATCACGTCGGGGTTGTCGATGCGCGAGTCGATCGGCGCGTGGCGCAGCAGCACGAGCGCCGCCATTTCATGCGCGCTCAGATACCGCGCGCCGTCCGGCGCGCGATGGAGTTCGATCGTTTTCATCACCACACTTCCTTTCCAGAAGAGGTCGCGCGACGGCCTCGCGGACATGCGTCGGCGACGCGCGACGTGCCGAGCGTGAACGAATCGCCGCTCGGGTCGGGTCGAAACAAGGTGCACGGAGGGTTTGCAGCGGGCACCGTCTGCCTGCGGGCAGGACGGCGATCAAGAACAGCGGCGCGCGGAGGTCCTGCCGATCAGGCGGAGAGAGGGGCTGACGGTCGACGACATCGGCTTTTCATGGCAGCGGCATACACATGCTGAAGTTCGGAATATTCTAGAGATTCCGCCTCCGCCGGCAAGTAAAAAGGTCGTAAAGAGGCGCGCCGAAGCGATGGCCGGAGCGGCGGCGATCCGGGTAAAATGCGCGCGAAACGGCACGAAACGACGACCAACCCGACAGCAGCACCCGAACCCGGCATCCACTGTGACGACTTCCCTCGAACAACTGCAGCGCGGGCAACTCAAAGGCGCCCGGCGACTCAAGCTTGCTTGCGGCCTGACCGAGTTTCCGCGCGAGATATTCGATCTCGCCGAGACGCTGGAAGTGCTCGATCTGTCGGGCAATGCCTTGTCGTCGTTGCCCGACGATTTGCCGCGGCTGAGCCGCCTGCGCATCCTGTTCGCCTCCGACAATCGCTTTACCGTGCTGCCCGAGGTGCTGGGCGACTGCCCGCAACTGGAGATGATCGGCTTCAAGGCGAACCGGATCGACACCGTGCCGGGCGGCGCGTTGCCGCCCGCGTTGCGCTGGTTGATCCTGACCGACAACGCGCTCGACCGGCTGCCTGCCGGGATCGGTCGCTGTGCGCCGTTGCAGAAGCTGATGCTGGCGGGCAACCGCCTGCGCGCATTGCCCGCCGAACTGGCCGCCTGCGAGCGGCTCGAACTCGTGCGGCTCGCGGCGAATCAGCTGGAAGCCCTGCCCGAATGGCTGTTGCGCCTGCCCCGGCTTGCCTGGCTCGCGTATGCGGGCAATCCCTTCTGCGCGGAACAGGAGGCTGCCGCGGCCGCGGACACGACGGTCGCCGAGATCGACTGGAACACGCTGTCGCTCGACGAGAAGCTCGGAGAAGGGGCCTCGGGCATCATCCACCGGGCTGTGTGGCGCACGCCCGAGGGGGGCGCGCAACCGGTAGCCGTGAAGCTGTTCAAGGGGGCGGTGACGAGCGACGGCTTGCCGGCCCGCGAGATGGCCGCCTGCCTTCATGCCGGCCCGCACCCGAACCTGATTCCGGTGATCGGCAGGGTAAGCGGCCACCCGGAGGGGGCCCAGGGGCTCGTCATGGCGCTGATCGATCCCGCGTTCGTGAACCTGGCCGGGCCGCCGAGCCTGGCATCGTGCACGCGCGACATCTATGCGCCGGCGCTGCGCCTCGACGCGGCGTCGGCGCTGCGGCTCGCGCACGGCATCGCCTCGGCGGCCTGCCGCTTGCATGCGCGCGGCATCATGCACGGCGACCTCTATGCGCACAACATCCTGCATGGCGGCGCGGGGCCGGTGTTGCTGGGCGACTTCGGCGCGGCGTCGCTGTACGACGTGCACGACGCGGCGCATGCGCAGGCGTTGCAGCGCCTGGAGGTGCGGGCGTTCGGCTGCCTGCTGGAAGAACTGGCGGAGCGCGCCGGCGACGCGGACGAACTCCGCGCGCTCGCGGCGGCCTGCCTCGACATCGAGCCGTCGCGTCGGCCCGGCTTCGCGGATATCGAGGCGACGCTGCGGGCGTCGTTGCGTTGAGCCGCGCGGCGAGGCTCGGGCGCGGCGTCAGCGATCGGCGCCGAGGGCCGCGCGCAGCGTCGTCATGATCCGCAGATACAAGCGCCGCACTTCAGCGCGGTCGGCCACGTCGGCGGTCGAGAAGCGCTGTGCCCAGGCGGCTTGCCACGCATGGCTGCCGTGCCGCGCGCGATCGCCGTCGGGGCTTTCGATGTGCGAGCGGATCTTCGCGTCGAGTCCCGCGCCCGCGTGCGTCTCGAACAGCGCGCGCATGAAGTCCTGATACGCGAGATAGACGCCGTCGTCGAACAGATGGCGGTAGAGATGCAAGGTCTTGTCCAGCTCGCGCTTGGTGCGGATCACCTCGTCGGGGGTGATGTCCTTCCAGTCGCCGACCCAGGTGTAGAAGCACAGCAGCCGGTTGAGCAGCGGCGCGATCCGGTCGTAGATGTCGAGCCGCTTCTCGATCAGCTTCTGGTTGGTCCATTGCACGAGTTCGAGCCGCTTCA contains:
- a CDS encoding carboxymuconolactone decarboxylase family protein translates to MSHLSDFLGSEHFSAVTGRPGERVLDSLNRICPDIERYIVEFAYGEIHQRPGLTLQQRELTIIVALATLGHCEPQLKIHLEAALRVGVSRTEIVEALLQLAVYAGFPTAINALWAAQAVFDATPEEPVYD
- a CDS encoding Do family serine endopeptidase produces the protein MRTGRIVGTLARRGALIGVACAAWGIGAPAAASAAAALSAADAPLAAVVPAGAPSFAPLVKRYGAAVVNISVTREVAQVGTWLPPGVPPDHPLAALLGRRVIGDREEQSLGSGCIVSADGYIVTSRHVVGEARMVDVKLPDKREFKGRVIGSDALSDIAVVKVEADDLPAIMPGDPARVQVGDWVVAIGSPYGFANTVTAGIVGAKGRTLPGDTYVPFLQTDVPINPGNSGGPLFDLNGRVIGINAMIYSKTGGYQGISFAVPIDVALNVKDQLLANGYVRRGRLGVGLQDMSQPLAQSFGLARPDGALVTMTEPDGPGARAGLRAGDVVQALDGAGVADTTDLLARIARLAPGARADLMVWRGGRALPVSVRVGGLQSPGGAPDAAPAPEPLGVTVRPLTPQELQRAQLDRGLLVQRVSARAARLGLKPGDIVLSVNETAVASVEQFAWQVGAARTGVALLVQRGNARFYVPLNADA
- a CDS encoding helix-turn-helix domain-containing protein; the protein is MNDSAHLDIFRWTTLDVPAPARFDAWRADGGCAYTLEDDAGVPFDWACEEAVLGPLTFGRHTWLHPSRPAVIAANRSQARINLDSLDVYQFTLRRSGSLTLRGPAGEDMKRPHELFVIDSTEPFQSQVVTGEVIWLAIPRALLPAAAHHLHGQSLTHGVAQLFAEHLLALARALPQLTPDDLPRIAQATTLLAGASVAPRPDVLEQADPVLASAIVRRVRRHIELHLASPDLTPAQICKAVGVSRSRLYQLFEQDGGVMRQIQRQRLELIHQILSNPARPRESIESLASRYGFPDGKHFFRAFKAAFGHTPGETAERAARNREA
- a CDS encoding HD domain-containing protein; translation: MDLDTLKGRLAFLREAERLKDVLRSGHTSSGRPESTAEHSWRLCLMALVFSDALDGVDPLRMLGMCVVHDLGEAIHGDIPATEQHAHPDKSARERQDLLHLSRALDDGMRARLLALWDDYERAASPEARAVKAFDKLETILQHAQGKNPDDFDYAFNLAYGRRYTSAAPLFEALRALVDADTQARIDTRPDAQAEA
- a CDS encoding leucine-rich repeat-containing protein kinase family protein; this translates as MTTSLEQLQRGQLKGARRLKLACGLTEFPREIFDLAETLEVLDLSGNALSSLPDDLPRLSRLRILFASDNRFTVLPEVLGDCPQLEMIGFKANRIDTVPGGALPPALRWLILTDNALDRLPAGIGRCAPLQKLMLAGNRLRALPAELAACERLELVRLAANQLEALPEWLLRLPRLAWLAYAGNPFCAEQEAAAAADTTVAEIDWNTLSLDEKLGEGASGIIHRAVWRTPEGGAQPVAVKLFKGAVTSDGLPAREMAACLHAGPHPNLIPVIGRVSGHPEGAQGLVMALIDPAFVNLAGPPSLASCTRDIYAPALRLDAASALRLAHGIASAACRLHARGIMHGDLYAHNILHGGAGPVLLGDFGAASLYDVHDAAHAQALQRLEVRAFGCLLEELAERAGDADELRALAAACLDIEPSRRPGFADIEATLRASLR
- a CDS encoding helix-turn-helix domain-containing protein, which produces MHDTRLHPVPIGAAFKRWRRLHRIKQAHAAALFGVAQSTISRWESGLHDMEPAERARVEHVLSARLDAPADHALARLVRESPRPVHLVCDLTHRLLACSPTRAAEFGAPLADLLGRSLWRYATPEIMGQEAALDTLGWRDSLAPPALEFATGVNGSAIVPIHAGRCRWTRMTLADGTSARLVETLRPAAHISCVDAARGIP